Proteins encoded together in one Nyctibius grandis isolate bNycGra1 chromosome 1, bNycGra1.pri, whole genome shotgun sequence window:
- the IFNGR1 gene encoding interferon gamma receptor 1 isoform X1: MGVRLALLALAALLAPRRSAASLGEQLLAVPSPTQAVVTSENFKTILHWQYPLMSETPHFTVEIKPYNLGYYKIVSTCVNVSVHFCDLSREINDAFASHWLRVKAVVGSQQSEYVETNEFILQKHGKIGPPKLNVSRHGDKIVIDIYHPAFPSVEGLPWLRDIYSELTYLVTFWDKKNQSKEEFPEDNCTIYKCSLNIPVPAEGSTYCVSAKGSLYGELMVGAPSEESCIHVPLKQTLSTQYIIILCVVLLILSLMLPVWCGCKKLRKKNIKLPKSLVSVIRNLNTNSILESKSGAKYLSVISFMSGQSALPVDDEVASLEVEPKEETVHPEDSSEGASSVPLPEAPAKAEEVSVQISTEEVSHDDEQNRKVKESYFISNSSQMDMCSNSSGPEVSATEVRQTVIPSSCLKFSGYDKPHVPLDMFIDVGEEQPVIAYRPTD; encoded by the exons TGCCTTCACCAACGCAGGCTGTAGTAACatctgaaaatttcaaaactaTCTTGCATTGGCAGTACCCGCTTATGTCTGAAACTCCTCATTTTACTGTGGAAATCAAACCTTACAA TTTAGGTTACTATAAGATCGTCTCAACTTGTGTGAAcgtttctgtgcatttttgtgATCTCTCAAGGGAAATAAATGATGCTTTTGCCTCTCACTGGCTTCGAGTTAAAGCTGTTGTTGGGTCACAACAGTCTGAGTATGTTGAGACAAATGAGTTTATTTTGCAGAAGCATG GAAAAATAGGACCACCAAAACTGAATGTCTCAAGGCATGGTGATAAGATCGTGATTGATATTTACCATCCTGCATTCCCATCTGTGGAGGGTCTTCCTTGGCTCAGAGACATTTATTCAGAGCTCACATATTTGGTGACTTTTTGGGATAAGAAAAATCAG AGTAAAGAAGAGTTCCCTGAAGACAACTGTACGATATATAAATGTAGTTTAAACATCCCAGTTCCTGCTGAAGGTTCCACTTACTGTGTTTCAGCAAAGGGAAGTTTATATGGCGAACTGATGGTTGGTGCCCCATCAGAAGAAAGCTGCATTCATGTGCCTCTCAAGCAGACACTGA GTACACAATATATCATCATTCTGTGTGTTGTTCTTCTGATCCTGAGTCTAATGTTGCCAGTGTGGTGTGGCTGCAAGAAACTAAGGAAGAAGAACATAAAGCTGCCTAAGTCTTTG gTCAGTGTGATAAGAAACCTGAACACAAACAGCATTCTAGAATCAAAATCAGGGGCAAAATACTTATCTGTAATAAGCTTCATGTCAGGCCAGTCAGCGTTGCCAGTGGATGATGAAGTAGCCTCGCTGGAGGTAGAGCCAAAAGAAGAAACTGTTCATCCTGAGGATTCCAGTGAAGGAGCGTCTTCTGTTCCTCTCCCAGAGGCACCAGCCAAAGCAGAAGAAGTATCCGTGCAGATAAGCACAGAAGAGGTATCTCATGATGATGAACAGAATCGCAAAGTAAAAGAGAGTTATTTCATTTCTAACAGTAGCCAAATGGATATGTGCAGTAACTCTTCAGGTCCAGAGGTTTCTGCCACGGAAGTACGACAAACAGTCATTCCAAGCAGCTGTCTCAAGTTTTCTGGCTATGACAAGCCTCATGTTCCATTAGATATGTTCATAGATGTTGGTGAAGAACAGCCTGTGATTGCTTACAGGCCGACTGACTAA
- the IFNGR1 gene encoding interferon gamma receptor 1 isoform X2 produces MPSPTQAVVTSENFKTILHWQYPLMSETPHFTVEIKPYNLGYYKIVSTCVNVSVHFCDLSREINDAFASHWLRVKAVVGSQQSEYVETNEFILQKHGKIGPPKLNVSRHGDKIVIDIYHPAFPSVEGLPWLRDIYSELTYLVTFWDKKNQSKEEFPEDNCTIYKCSLNIPVPAEGSTYCVSAKGSLYGELMVGAPSEESCIHVPLKQTLSTQYIIILCVVLLILSLMLPVWCGCKKLRKKNIKLPKSLVSVIRNLNTNSILESKSGAKYLSVISFMSGQSALPVDDEVASLEVEPKEETVHPEDSSEGASSVPLPEAPAKAEEVSVQISTEEVSHDDEQNRKVKESYFISNSSQMDMCSNSSGPEVSATEVRQTVIPSSCLKFSGYDKPHVPLDMFIDVGEEQPVIAYRPTD; encoded by the exons TGCCTTCACCAACGCAGGCTGTAGTAACatctgaaaatttcaaaactaTCTTGCATTGGCAGTACCCGCTTATGTCTGAAACTCCTCATTTTACTGTGGAAATCAAACCTTACAA TTTAGGTTACTATAAGATCGTCTCAACTTGTGTGAAcgtttctgtgcatttttgtgATCTCTCAAGGGAAATAAATGATGCTTTTGCCTCTCACTGGCTTCGAGTTAAAGCTGTTGTTGGGTCACAACAGTCTGAGTATGTTGAGACAAATGAGTTTATTTTGCAGAAGCATG GAAAAATAGGACCACCAAAACTGAATGTCTCAAGGCATGGTGATAAGATCGTGATTGATATTTACCATCCTGCATTCCCATCTGTGGAGGGTCTTCCTTGGCTCAGAGACATTTATTCAGAGCTCACATATTTGGTGACTTTTTGGGATAAGAAAAATCAG AGTAAAGAAGAGTTCCCTGAAGACAACTGTACGATATATAAATGTAGTTTAAACATCCCAGTTCCTGCTGAAGGTTCCACTTACTGTGTTTCAGCAAAGGGAAGTTTATATGGCGAACTGATGGTTGGTGCCCCATCAGAAGAAAGCTGCATTCATGTGCCTCTCAAGCAGACACTGA GTACACAATATATCATCATTCTGTGTGTTGTTCTTCTGATCCTGAGTCTAATGTTGCCAGTGTGGTGTGGCTGCAAGAAACTAAGGAAGAAGAACATAAAGCTGCCTAAGTCTTTG gTCAGTGTGATAAGAAACCTGAACACAAACAGCATTCTAGAATCAAAATCAGGGGCAAAATACTTATCTGTAATAAGCTTCATGTCAGGCCAGTCAGCGTTGCCAGTGGATGATGAAGTAGCCTCGCTGGAGGTAGAGCCAAAAGAAGAAACTGTTCATCCTGAGGATTCCAGTGAAGGAGCGTCTTCTGTTCCTCTCCCAGAGGCACCAGCCAAAGCAGAAGAAGTATCCGTGCAGATAAGCACAGAAGAGGTATCTCATGATGATGAACAGAATCGCAAAGTAAAAGAGAGTTATTTCATTTCTAACAGTAGCCAAATGGATATGTGCAGTAACTCTTCAGGTCCAGAGGTTTCTGCCACGGAAGTACGACAAACAGTCATTCCAAGCAGCTGTCTCAAGTTTTCTGGCTATGACAAGCCTCATGTTCCATTAGATATGTTCATAGATGTTGGTGAAGAACAGCCTGTGATTGCTTACAGGCCGACTGACTAA